The Daphnia carinata strain CSIRO-1 chromosome 2, CSIRO_AGI_Dcar_HiC_V3, whole genome shotgun sequence genome has a segment encoding these proteins:
- the LOC130686053 gene encoding uncharacterized protein LOC130686053 isoform X2, with translation MSLSGRSVGSRVSSVITTVGAKEENQPNLDSPPVSRNEVLEVFETWRNSAGRSDDSGIGQVSSSGTSDNHQSSPTKTKVVRKRNPQANKSPDTTSVNMNNQGNHKLPKIGNKKTSRQSTMHSLISPPGHNVEERRRFVTVVRPLSVFPEPALPPNYTPSVFSTCTSNNDGAISNRYDDFSPMIQQHNPVQRGRPPSPAPFHRQRPHQRNISNSNFSLAGQSVANGHHVGGGGSSSLKVNLAGGSGWDLTAIKRGYDNVGYNVTYKSMHDRSMENGVRYQSQNALDQENLPLTDDWRRHIDARRKALQRRRTKRRGVADGGTNFGANGDRYYNGSVQTDGNFEELLRRAGDVESSVQTDASIENVKRNRTVNGSTDAISSLNSNTQDGSTQVVLTDLPDFETGLAPVVEQMVNATLEQAFVEMLEEEEIKEIRQQRVQFQQLRMAELTTSKLMNVVAE, from the exons ATGTCCCTTAGCGGCCGTTCGGTCGGGTCGAGAGTCTCAAGCGTGATCACGACTGTAGGAGCAAAAGAAGAGAATCAGCCAAACTTAGACAGTCCGCCGGTTAGCCGCAACGAAGTGTTGGAGGTTTTCGAGACGTGGAGAAATTCAGCAGGTCGTTCGGACGACAGCGGGATCGGTCAGGTTTCATCGTCCGGCACGTCCGACAACCACCAATCATCGCCAACTAAG ACAAAGGTGGTCAGGAAGCGGAACCCGCAGGCTAATAAATCGCCGGACACGACGTCGGTCAACATGAATAATCAGGGCAATCATAAGCTGCCGAAGATTGGCAATAAAAAGACGTCTCGTCAGTCCACGATGCATTCGCTAATCAGTCCGCCCGGCCACAATGTGGAAGAACGGCGTCGTTTCGTCACCGTCGTCCGTCCGTTGAGTGTGTTCCCGGAGCCGGCCTTACCGCCCAACTACACGCCGTCGGTGTTCAGCACTTGTACTAGCAATAACGATGGTGCAATTAGTAATCGATATGACGATTTTAGCCCGATGATTCAGCAGCACAATCCGGTCCAGCGCGGACGACCGCCCAGCCCGGCTCCGTTCCATCGCCAGCGGCCCCATCAACGCAACATCAGCAACAGCAATTTCTCGCTGGCCGGCCAAAGCGTCGCCAACGGCCATCACGTGGGTGGTGGCGGTTCATCGTCGCTGAAAGTCAATTTAGCGGGCGGCAGCGGTTGGGATTTGACGGCCATTAAACGCGGCTATGACAACGTCGGATATAACGTGACCTACAAATCGAT GCATGACCGATCCATGGAAAATGGAGTTCGCTATCAATCGCAAAACGCCCTCGATCAAGAG AATCTACCTTTGACCGATGACTGGAGGCGACACATCGATGCCAGACGCAAAGCCTTGCAACGTCGTCGCACTAAGCGTCGTGGTGTGGCCGACGGCGGGACTAATTTCGGTGCCAACGGGGACCGTTATTACAACGGGTCCGTCCAGACGGACGGCAATTTCGAAGAG TTACTAAGACGGGCCGGAGATGTGGAATCGAGCGTGCAGACGGACGCGTCCATCGAGAACGTGAAACGGAACAGGACGGTGAACGGATCGACGGACGCCATCAGCTCTTTGAATAGCAACACGCAGGACGGGTCGACGCAGGTGGTGCTGACCGACCTGCCGGACTTTGAGACGGGCCTGGCGCCCGTCGTGGAACAAATGGTGAACGCCACGCTGGAACAGGCGTTCGTCGAGATGCTGGAAGAGGAGGAAATCAAAGAGATACGTCAGCAGCGCGTCCAGTTCCAGCAACTGAGGATGGCAGAGTTGACCACGTCCAAACTGATGAACGTCGTCGCCGAATAA
- the LOC130686053 gene encoding uncharacterized protein LOC130686053 isoform X3 — MSLSGRSVGSRVSSVITTVGAKEENQPNLDSPPVSRNEVLEVFETWRNSAGRSDDSGIGQVSSSGTSDNHQSSPTKTKVVRKRNPQANKSPDTTSVNMNNQGNHKLPKIGNKKTSRQSTMHSLISPPGHNVEERRRFVTVVRPLSVFPEPALPPNYTPPMIQQHNPVQRGRPPSPAPFHRQRPHQRNISNSNFSLAGQSVANGHHVGGGGSSSLKVNLAGGSGWDLTAIKRGYDNVGYNVTYKSMHDRSMENGVRYQSQNALDQEISMPPWNPHFGYSKVLSQQNLPLTDDWRRHIDARRKALQRRRTKRRGVADGGTNFGANGDRYYNGSVQTDGNFEELLRRAGDVESSVQTDASIENVKRNRTVNGSTDAISSLNSNTQDGSTQVVLTDLPDFETGLAPVVEQMVNATLEQAFVEMLEEEEIKEIRQQRVQFQQLRMAELTTSKLMNVVAE, encoded by the exons ATGTCCCTTAGCGGCCGTTCGGTCGGGTCGAGAGTCTCAAGCGTGATCACGACTGTAGGAGCAAAAGAAGAGAATCAGCCAAACTTAGACAGTCCGCCGGTTAGCCGCAACGAAGTGTTGGAGGTTTTCGAGACGTGGAGAAATTCAGCAGGTCGTTCGGACGACAGCGGGATCGGTCAGGTTTCATCGTCCGGCACGTCCGACAACCACCAATCATCGCCAACTAAG ACAAAGGTGGTCAGGAAGCGGAACCCGCAGGCTAATAAATCGCCGGACACGACGTCGGTCAACATGAATAATCAGGGCAATCATAAGCTGCCGAAGATTGGCAATAAAAAGACGTCTCGTCAGTCCACGATGCATTCGCTAATCAGTCCGCCCGGCCACAATGTGGAAGAACGGCGTCGTTTCGTCACCGTCGTCCGTCCGTTGAGTGTGTTCCCGGAGCCGGCCTTACCGCCCAACTACACGCC CCCGATGATTCAGCAGCACAATCCGGTCCAGCGCGGACGACCGCCCAGCCCGGCTCCGTTCCATCGCCAGCGGCCCCATCAACGCAACATCAGCAACAGCAATTTCTCGCTGGCCGGCCAAAGCGTCGCCAACGGCCATCACGTGGGTGGTGGCGGTTCATCGTCGCTGAAAGTCAATTTAGCGGGCGGCAGCGGTTGGGATTTGACGGCCATTAAACGCGGCTATGACAACGTCGGATATAACGTGACCTACAAATCGAT GCATGACCGATCCATGGAAAATGGAGTTCGCTATCAATCGCAAAACGCCCTCGATCAAGAG ATAAGCATGCCTCCGTGGAACCCGCACTTCGGCTACAGCAAAGTCTTGTCCCAACAG AATCTACCTTTGACCGATGACTGGAGGCGACACATCGATGCCAGACGCAAAGCCTTGCAACGTCGTCGCACTAAGCGTCGTGGTGTGGCCGACGGCGGGACTAATTTCGGTGCCAACGGGGACCGTTATTACAACGGGTCCGTCCAGACGGACGGCAATTTCGAAGAG TTACTAAGACGGGCCGGAGATGTGGAATCGAGCGTGCAGACGGACGCGTCCATCGAGAACGTGAAACGGAACAGGACGGTGAACGGATCGACGGACGCCATCAGCTCTTTGAATAGCAACACGCAGGACGGGTCGACGCAGGTGGTGCTGACCGACCTGCCGGACTTTGAGACGGGCCTGGCGCCCGTCGTGGAACAAATGGTGAACGCCACGCTGGAACAGGCGTTCGTCGAGATGCTGGAAGAGGAGGAAATCAAAGAGATACGTCAGCAGCGCGTCCAGTTCCAGCAACTGAGGATGGCAGAGTTGACCACGTCCAAACTGATGAACGTCGTCGCCGAATAA
- the LOC130686053 gene encoding uncharacterized protein LOC130686053 isoform X1, protein MSLSGRSVGSRVSSVITTVGAKEENQPNLDSPPVSRNEVLEVFETWRNSAGRSDDSGIGQVSSSGTSDNHQSSPTKTKVVRKRNPQANKSPDTTSVNMNNQGNHKLPKIGNKKTSRQSTMHSLISPPGHNVEERRRFVTVVRPLSVFPEPALPPNYTPSVFSTCTSNNDGAISNRYDDFSPMIQQHNPVQRGRPPSPAPFHRQRPHQRNISNSNFSLAGQSVANGHHVGGGGSSSLKVNLAGGSGWDLTAIKRGYDNVGYNVTYKSMHDRSMENGVRYQSQNALDQEISMPPWNPHFGYSKVLSQQNLPLTDDWRRHIDARRKALQRRRTKRRGVADGGTNFGANGDRYYNGSVQTDGNFEELLRRAGDVESSVQTDASIENVKRNRTVNGSTDAISSLNSNTQDGSTQVVLTDLPDFETGLAPVVEQMVNATLEQAFVEMLEEEEIKEIRQQRVQFQQLRMAELTTSKLMNVVAE, encoded by the exons ATGTCCCTTAGCGGCCGTTCGGTCGGGTCGAGAGTCTCAAGCGTGATCACGACTGTAGGAGCAAAAGAAGAGAATCAGCCAAACTTAGACAGTCCGCCGGTTAGCCGCAACGAAGTGTTGGAGGTTTTCGAGACGTGGAGAAATTCAGCAGGTCGTTCGGACGACAGCGGGATCGGTCAGGTTTCATCGTCCGGCACGTCCGACAACCACCAATCATCGCCAACTAAG ACAAAGGTGGTCAGGAAGCGGAACCCGCAGGCTAATAAATCGCCGGACACGACGTCGGTCAACATGAATAATCAGGGCAATCATAAGCTGCCGAAGATTGGCAATAAAAAGACGTCTCGTCAGTCCACGATGCATTCGCTAATCAGTCCGCCCGGCCACAATGTGGAAGAACGGCGTCGTTTCGTCACCGTCGTCCGTCCGTTGAGTGTGTTCCCGGAGCCGGCCTTACCGCCCAACTACACGCCGTCGGTGTTCAGCACTTGTACTAGCAATAACGATGGTGCAATTAGTAATCGATATGACGATTTTAGCCCGATGATTCAGCAGCACAATCCGGTCCAGCGCGGACGACCGCCCAGCCCGGCTCCGTTCCATCGCCAGCGGCCCCATCAACGCAACATCAGCAACAGCAATTTCTCGCTGGCCGGCCAAAGCGTCGCCAACGGCCATCACGTGGGTGGTGGCGGTTCATCGTCGCTGAAAGTCAATTTAGCGGGCGGCAGCGGTTGGGATTTGACGGCCATTAAACGCGGCTATGACAACGTCGGATATAACGTGACCTACAAATCGAT GCATGACCGATCCATGGAAAATGGAGTTCGCTATCAATCGCAAAACGCCCTCGATCAAGAG ATAAGCATGCCTCCGTGGAACCCGCACTTCGGCTACAGCAAAGTCTTGTCCCAACAG AATCTACCTTTGACCGATGACTGGAGGCGACACATCGATGCCAGACGCAAAGCCTTGCAACGTCGTCGCACTAAGCGTCGTGGTGTGGCCGACGGCGGGACTAATTTCGGTGCCAACGGGGACCGTTATTACAACGGGTCCGTCCAGACGGACGGCAATTTCGAAGAG TTACTAAGACGGGCCGGAGATGTGGAATCGAGCGTGCAGACGGACGCGTCCATCGAGAACGTGAAACGGAACAGGACGGTGAACGGATCGACGGACGCCATCAGCTCTTTGAATAGCAACACGCAGGACGGGTCGACGCAGGTGGTGCTGACCGACCTGCCGGACTTTGAGACGGGCCTGGCGCCCGTCGTGGAACAAATGGTGAACGCCACGCTGGAACAGGCGTTCGTCGAGATGCTGGAAGAGGAGGAAATCAAAGAGATACGTCAGCAGCGCGTCCAGTTCCAGCAACTGAGGATGGCAGAGTTGACCACGTCCAAACTGATGAACGTCGTCGCCGAATAA